Proteins encoded within one genomic window of Petrotoga sp. 9PWA.NaAc.5.4:
- the flgB gene encoding flagellar basal body rod protein FlgB produces the protein MFDDINFNLIPKTMDALSLRQTVISQNISNYNTPGYKRKYVEFEDELQKALDKEATLSLRVNNPAHINNTLLAEKIQASVKVDDSKFLRDDGNNVDIDKEFTYMLENGLKYNAMTRLMTYAIQRYDTAIRGGR, from the coding sequence ATGTTCGATGATATAAACTTTAATTTAATACCTAAAACCATGGATGCCTTATCTTTAAGACAAACAGTTATTTCACAAAATATATCAAATTATAATACACCAGGATACAAAAGAAAATATGTTGAATTTGAGGATGAGTTACAAAAGGCTTTAGACAAAGAAGCGACTTTATCTTTGAGAGTTAATAATCCAGCACATATTAATAATACCTTATTAGCAGAAAAAATTCAAGCTTCTGTTAAAGTTGATGATTCAAAGTTTTTAAGGGACGATGGAAATAACGTAGATATTGATAAAGAGTTTACTTATATGTTAGAAAATGGTTTAAAATATAATGCTATGACAAGACTTATGACTTATGCGATTCAAAGATATGATACTGCAATAAGAGGTGGAAGATAG
- a CDS encoding polysaccharide pyruvyl transferase family protein: MKKIFLVGYYGYGNYGDDLLLKSFLKIFEEIKFDGIIFIPVENLPDLPTNYTFNIQKVSRFSLPEIRKTIKNSDLIVFGGGNLFQSETSLRSFMYYYYIANFAKKQNKKILLLSQGFGSFKQSYELKKLKSLLSYSKLYGVLRDKSSYKYAKKINKNIKLGVDIGSYCFPKIEIKKVNKISVCLKENHDLELLTDFLSTFSNYSLSTLVINANQDALRNYELVEKVRKKTKIKADFPFKSSEKIVEEISQSKIVISDRLHSSLTGIYFESKTITYNNIKNKRVIKNIKDDYQFFYKNTYEIPSSYYDIEYLNYDFKNLSNIYREKILQTVHEIKNLIQNVL; this comes from the coding sequence ATGAAAAAAATCTTTTTAGTAGGCTACTATGGATACGGAAATTATGGAGATGATCTTTTATTAAAAAGCTTTTTAAAAATATTTGAAGAAATAAAATTCGACGGTATTATATTTATACCCGTAGAAAACCTTCCCGACCTTCCTACAAACTATACATTCAATATACAGAAAGTTTCACGTTTTAGTCTACCAGAAATACGAAAAACAATAAAAAACTCTGATTTAATAGTTTTTGGAGGAGGAAACCTTTTTCAATCGGAAACTTCTTTGAGAAGTTTCATGTATTATTATTATATAGCAAATTTTGCAAAAAAACAAAACAAAAAAATCTTGTTACTATCCCAAGGATTTGGATCTTTCAAACAAAGTTACGAACTAAAAAAATTGAAAAGCTTACTTAGCTATTCTAAGTTATACGGTGTGTTAAGAGATAAATCCTCTTATAAATACGCAAAAAAAATCAATAAAAATATTAAATTAGGTGTGGATATTGGATCTTATTGTTTCCCTAAAATTGAAATCAAAAAAGTCAATAAAATTTCTGTATGCTTGAAGGAAAACCATGATTTAGAACTCTTAACTGATTTTCTCTCAACTTTTAGCAATTATTCTCTTTCTACTTTGGTCATAAATGCTAACCAAGATGCCTTAAGAAACTATGAACTTGTAGAAAAAGTTAGAAAAAAAACAAAGATAAAAGCAGATTTTCCATTCAAAAGTTCAGAAAAAATAGTAGAAGAAATTTCTCAGTCAAAAATCGTTATATCAGATAGATTACACAGTTCATTAACAGGAATTTATTTCGAATCTAAAACTATAACTTATAATAACATAAAAAACAAAAGAGTTATAAAGAATATAAAAGATGATTATCAATTCTTTTACAAAAACACTTACGAAATACCTTCTTCTTACTATGATATAGAATATCTTAACTATGATTTTAAAAACCTTTCTAATATTTATAGAGAAAAAATATTACAAACTGTTCACGAAATTAAAAATCTTATTCAAAACGTCTTATAA
- a CDS encoding YncE family protein — protein sequence MMLVAEDVFVEIANLDIGKRAFHIDTVRNYAIVADYEGTVHFIDIFTLEKSEFFEAIIPMGGTYDGEFFYVIDNYRKEILKIKNNKIVSKLILDAKPVNIKLINDEIYVVATDPDKFFLIDKNMYIKRSIELPVNSPIIRNIGTQVFIPMFSNYKNGIFLTDLLFLLPHNNTYIVNYNKINNPIDIVGFQGVTYIVSYYDGNLYKNEFRNQPKVAQFGKYTTNLELYKENIVGNSLMGGVYFYNISSGKTEIILEDVPISDIAVSPNGEYLYAISHIENKLYVINEKSIYQTLETGIYPIDVETPDDNIILVLCTDSEKLQVIRRFE from the coding sequence ATGATGTTGGTAGCAGAAGATGTATTTGTTGAAATTGCTAATTTAGATATAGGTAAACGTGCTTTTCATATAGATACTGTTAGAAATTATGCAATAGTTGCAGATTACGAAGGAACAGTACATTTTATAGATATTTTTACATTGGAAAAGTCAGAGTTTTTTGAGGCTATTATACCTATGGGAGGAACATATGACGGAGAATTTTTTTATGTCATCGATAACTATAGAAAAGAAATATTAAAAATAAAAAATAATAAAATTGTCTCCAAGTTGATTTTGGATGCAAAACCAGTGAATATTAAATTAATAAATGATGAAATTTACGTTGTTGCAACAGATCCTGACAAATTTTTTCTTATTGATAAAAATATGTACATAAAAAGATCTATTGAATTACCTGTTAATAGTCCTATTATAAGAAATATTGGGACACAGGTTTTTATACCTATGTTCAGTAATTACAAAAACGGTATTTTTTTGACGGATCTTTTATTTTTACTTCCTCATAATAACACCTATATTGTTAATTATAATAAAATAAACAATCCAATTGATATAGTAGGTTTTCAGGGAGTAACATATATAGTTTCTTATTATGACGGAAATCTTTATAAAAATGAGTTTAGAAATCAGCCGAAAGTCGCTCAATTTGGAAAATATACTACAAATTTAGAATTGTATAAAGAAAATATAGTTGGTAATTCTTTAATGGGAGGTGTCTATTTTTATAACATCTCTTCAGGAAAAACAGAAATTATTTTAGAAGATGTTCCTATTAGTGATATAGCTGTTTCCCCTAACGGAGAGTATTTGTATGCTATATCTCATATAGAAAATAAACTTTATGTGATTAACGAAAAAAGTATTTATCAAACTTTAGAAACAGGTATCTATCCAATAGATGTGGAAACTCCAGACGATAATATAATTTTAGTTCTTTGTACAGACTCAGAGAAACTTCAAGTTATAAGACGTTTTGAATAA
- a CDS encoding BMP family protein — protein sequence MKKLLLLALISLMVVSSFALKVTMVTDVGGLGDKSFNDGAWAGVTMAVEKLANVQGELIISKEQTDYVPNLTNAAKSSDVVIGVGFMMADALFNVAAQFPNVFFIGIDIEPSPGQVVPNNLALYTFKEHEAGFLGGYVAAAMTKTGKIGFVGGLEIPPVKRYEIGYRAGVRAYNQLHGTNVQVIIGYAGGFEDPAKGKQLTLSQYDNGADIVFACAGATGNGVIDAAKERGMSFYGLPANAPLEKVIDAYFTKGRGYFAIGVDVDQDYMAPGYVLLSITKKIDVATFEGINSAMSARFFQAGHNNLGIADDGVGISPMKYTKGLVPNNVIAELAYLEKLAKEGSINIPSSETELGVFDASNIKFPF from the coding sequence ATGAAGAAACTTTTGTTATTAGCTTTAATAAGTTTAATGGTTGTAAGTAGTTTTGCTTTAAAAGTAACCATGGTAACAGATGTCGGTGGTCTTGGAGATAAATCCTTTAATGACGGTGCTTGGGCTGGTGTAACAATGGCAGTAGAAAAACTCGCCAATGTTCAAGGAGAACTAATAATTTCAAAAGAGCAAACAGATTACGTTCCAAACCTAACAAATGCCGCAAAATCAAGTGATGTTGTAATAGGTGTCGGATTTATGATGGCAGACGCTTTGTTCAACGTAGCTGCTCAATTTCCGAACGTTTTCTTTATTGGTATAGATATCGAACCATCACCTGGTCAAGTTGTTCCCAACAACTTAGCATTATATACATTTAAAGAACATGAAGCTGGATTTTTAGGTGGTTATGTTGCAGCAGCTATGACAAAAACTGGAAAAATCGGATTTGTTGGTGGATTAGAAATCCCGCCCGTTAAAAGATACGAAATCGGTTATAGAGCTGGTGTTAGGGCTTATAATCAACTTCATGGTACCAATGTTCAAGTAATAATTGGCTATGCAGGTGGGTTTGAAGATCCCGCAAAAGGTAAACAATTAACACTGTCTCAATACGATAATGGAGCAGATATTGTATTCGCTTGTGCCGGAGCAACTGGAAATGGAGTAATTGATGCTGCAAAAGAAAGAGGCATGTCATTTTATGGATTACCTGCGAATGCACCTCTTGAAAAAGTGATAGATGCATATTTTACAAAAGGAAGAGGATATTTCGCAATTGGTGTAGATGTTGACCAAGATTATATGGCCCCTGGTTACGTTTTACTGAGTATCACAAAGAAAATTGATGTTGCAACTTTTGAAGGAATAAATTCAGCTATGTCAGCAAGATTCTTCCAAGCGGGACACAACAATTTGGGTATAGCAGATGATGGTGTGGGAATATCTCCTATGAAATATACTAAAGGTTTAGTTCCTAACAACGTAATTGCGGAGTTAGCTTATTTGGAAAAATTAGCAAAAGAAGGCTCTATAAATATTCCATCGAGCGAGACGGAGCTTGGAGTCTTTGATGCAAGCAACATAAAATTCCCGTTCTAA
- a CDS encoding ABC transporter ATP-binding protein has translation MKEITKIFPKVIANDKVNFKVKKGEIHALIGENGAGKTTLMNQLYGLYQPTSGEIYIFGKKAEIKGPSDAIKVGIGMVHQHFMLVENMTVAENVVLGTEPKKFILFDIKKAKKEVKELSEKYGLKVDVDSKIEDIPVGMQQRVEIIKTLYRGADILILDEPTAVLTPQETQELFEILKALKNDGKTIIFISHKLKEVLEISDYITVMRLGKVTGNVKTSETNEKELAKMMVGREVVLSVERPEKESGKVLVEVENIWVKDNRKLDAVKGLSFTVKEGEILGVAGVAGNGQTELAEALTGLRKIEKGKYLFMDIDATNLSVQELRELGVGHIPEDRQKMGLISPFPNYFNLILGLHYKYPFAERGFLKYDEIRKFSKSLVKKFDVRPPEIDIASGNLSGGNQQKIIIAREIGASPKFIVVSQPTRGLDVGAIEYVHKELINLRQNGVGILLISMELEEILSLSDRIIVMYEGKSMGEFKNGDLTIEDIGLMMAGKSLEEVILLEEAKELKNV, from the coding sequence ATGAAAGAAATTACCAAAATATTCCCAAAAGTTATCGCTAATGATAAGGTTAACTTTAAAGTTAAAAAAGGAGAAATACATGCTTTGATAGGCGAAAACGGCGCGGGAAAAACTACGCTGATGAATCAATTATATGGTTTGTATCAGCCAACAAGCGGAGAAATTTATATATTTGGTAAAAAAGCAGAAATCAAAGGGCCTTCAGACGCTATAAAAGTTGGTATAGGTATGGTCCATCAACATTTCATGTTAGTAGAAAATATGACGGTCGCAGAAAATGTTGTTTTAGGAACAGAACCAAAGAAATTTATCCTTTTTGATATAAAAAAGGCAAAAAAAGAAGTAAAGGAATTATCCGAAAAATATGGATTAAAGGTAGATGTAGATTCAAAAATTGAAGATATCCCGGTAGGAATGCAACAAAGGGTAGAAATTATAAAGACTCTTTACAGAGGAGCAGATATATTAATTCTGGATGAACCTACTGCAGTTTTAACTCCTCAGGAAACACAAGAATTGTTTGAAATTTTAAAAGCCTTGAAAAATGATGGTAAAACTATAATTTTTATAAGTCATAAGCTAAAAGAAGTGCTCGAAATTAGTGATTATATAACCGTTATGAGGCTCGGAAAAGTTACTGGTAATGTCAAAACCTCTGAAACTAACGAAAAAGAATTAGCGAAAATGATGGTAGGAAGAGAAGTAGTATTAAGTGTAGAGCGTCCTGAAAAAGAAAGCGGGAAAGTTTTAGTAGAAGTAGAAAATATATGGGTTAAAGATAATAGAAAGCTTGACGCAGTAAAAGGATTATCTTTTACTGTAAAAGAAGGAGAAATTCTCGGAGTCGCAGGTGTAGCAGGAAATGGTCAAACTGAACTTGCAGAAGCTTTAACTGGGCTAAGAAAAATAGAAAAAGGAAAATATTTATTTATGGACATAGATGCAACAAATTTATCTGTACAAGAATTAAGAGAATTAGGTGTGGGTCACATCCCTGAAGATAGGCAAAAAATGGGATTAATTTCTCCTTTTCCTAATTATTTTAATCTTATATTAGGGCTACACTATAAATATCCTTTTGCTGAAAGAGGATTTCTTAAATACGACGAAATAAGGAAATTTTCTAAATCTCTTGTTAAAAAATTTGATGTAAGGCCTCCTGAAATTGATATAGCAAGTGGAAACCTCTCGGGAGGAAATCAACAAAAAATCATCATCGCACGAGAAATTGGGGCTTCTCCGAAATTCATAGTTGTATCTCAGCCCACAAGAGGTTTAGATGTAGGTGCAATTGAGTATGTACACAAAGAACTTATAAATTTGAGACAAAATGGAGTTGGCATTTTGTTGATTTCAATGGAATTAGAGGAGATTTTGTCTTTATCTGATAGAATAATTGTAATGTATGAAGGCAAATCTATGGGAGAGTTTAAAAATGGTGATTTAACAATTGAAGATATTGGACTCATGATGGCCGGCAAATCTTTAGAAGAAGTTATACTTTTAGAAGAAGCAAAAGAATTGAAAAATGTATAA
- a CDS encoding ABC transporter permease: MASNSSILKSRWISFLVPLLAILLSLVIAAIIILSIGQNPIKAYSAMIEGAFGSRLSWADNITKMTSLLLAGLAVGFGFRAGVFNIGAEGQMAMGGIMAVTVGLGLGNVPPAIAIPITILAGMAGGAFWASIAGWLKAKTGAHEVITTIMLNWIAYHITNYLVSGPFAVGAGVPKSPEIAKSAQLPPLLTVQASSIPSGIIIAIAAAIVIYIILEKTTTGYEVKAVGFNPYAAEYGGISISKNIVLTMAISGALAGLAGALEVMCVHHRIFGAFTSDRGFDGITIALIGQNNPIGIIFSAFLISSLRAGSNAMQTIGVPDDIIVVIQGIIIFFVAADRIIKTWIIKISNIGKKKTIENIEGGEEA; this comes from the coding sequence ATGGCTTCTAATTCATCTATTTTAAAAAGTCGTTGGATATCATTTTTGGTACCGCTTTTAGCTATATTACTATCTTTAGTAATAGCTGCTATTATAATTTTATCTATTGGTCAAAATCCTATAAAAGCTTATAGCGCTATGATAGAAGGAGCTTTTGGAAGTCGGCTATCTTGGGCAGATAACATTACTAAGATGACAAGTCTTTTGCTTGCAGGGTTAGCAGTAGGATTCGGTTTTAGAGCTGGTGTTTTTAACATAGGAGCAGAAGGACAAATGGCAATGGGAGGCATTATGGCAGTTACAGTCGGATTGGGTTTGGGGAATGTTCCTCCTGCAATTGCAATACCTATCACTATCCTTGCAGGTATGGCTGGTGGAGCTTTTTGGGCTTCAATCGCAGGTTGGTTAAAAGCAAAAACAGGGGCTCATGAAGTTATAACTACTATTATGCTTAATTGGATAGCATATCATATAACAAATTACTTGGTTTCTGGGCCTTTCGCTGTTGGAGCTGGTGTTCCAAAGTCCCCAGAAATAGCTAAAAGTGCACAACTCCCCCCACTATTGACAGTTCAAGCTTCAAGTATTCCTTCTGGAATAATAATAGCGATTGCAGCAGCAATAGTTATCTACATTATTTTAGAAAAAACTACCACTGGTTACGAGGTTAAAGCTGTCGGTTTCAACCCTTATGCTGCCGAATATGGAGGTATTTCCATAAGCAAAAATATTGTATTAACAATGGCAATTTCTGGCGCTTTAGCAGGTTTAGCAGGAGCTTTAGAAGTAATGTGTGTACACCATAGAATTTTCGGCGCTTTTACAAGCGATAGAGGATTTGATGGTATAACCATAGCTTTGATTGGACAAAATAATCCTATTGGCATTATTTTTTCAGCATTTCTTATTTCATCTTTAAGAGCAGGTTCCAATGCTATGCAAACCATAGGAGTTCCTGATGACATTATTGTTGTTATACAGGGTATTATAATATTTTTTGTTGCTGCTGATAGAATTATAAAAACATGGATAATAAAAATTTCTAATATAGGAAAGAAGAAAACTATAGAAAATATTGAAGGTGGTGAAGAAGCATGA
- a CDS encoding ABC transporter permease, which yields MTWLEAIFSAFASPLFYKLTILSALPLVFSAIGGVFSEITGVTNIALEGIMKLGAFTAVAFTFLTGNPWVGLFLGMLSGLILAFLHAYVSIEWSANQIVSATALILIAQGVVGFLMKPVFGQEGQSDFVTKIPTVKIDAIKNIPFLGEIFGEISAFFYIAIVVIIGSWFLIYKTPLGLRMRSVGENPRAADTLGINVKGIRYFGVLMSGVLASLGGMYLALGDIGQFQEQMPAGKGFIALAAMILGNWNPIGAMWASILFGAAEAMNIQLQTLMDLPSEIKALLNLLPFVLTIIVVGGFVGKTRAPAADGVPYEKE from the coding sequence ATGACTTGGCTTGAAGCTATATTTTCCGCATTTGCTTCTCCTTTATTTTATAAATTAACGATACTTTCAGCTCTACCTTTAGTATTTTCTGCAATTGGTGGTGTTTTTAGTGAAATAACAGGAGTTACAAATATTGCTTTAGAAGGTATTATGAAATTAGGCGCGTTTACAGCTGTTGCGTTTACTTTTTTAACAGGAAATCCTTGGGTTGGATTATTTTTAGGAATGCTCAGCGGTTTAATTTTAGCTTTCTTGCATGCCTATGTTTCTATTGAATGGTCTGCAAATCAAATTGTATCTGCCACAGCTCTTATATTAATAGCTCAAGGGGTTGTAGGATTTTTGATGAAGCCGGTCTTTGGTCAAGAAGGGCAATCCGATTTTGTCACAAAGATTCCTACCGTTAAAATAGATGCAATAAAAAATATCCCTTTTTTGGGAGAAATTTTTGGGGAAATTAGTGCTTTTTTTTATATTGCTATAGTTGTTATTATAGGTTCATGGTTTTTGATATATAAAACTCCACTGGGTTTAAGAATGCGATCAGTCGGAGAAAATCCTCGAGCAGCAGATACACTGGGAATTAACGTTAAGGGAATAAGATACTTTGGAGTTTTGATGAGTGGAGTTTTAGCTTCCTTAGGTGGTATGTACTTAGCATTAGGAGATATAGGTCAATTTCAAGAACAAATGCCTGCAGGGAAAGGATTCATCGCTTTAGCTGCTATGATTCTGGGAAATTGGAATCCTATTGGAGCAATGTGGGCTTCAATACTATTTGGAGCTGCTGAAGCTATGAACATTCAACTCCAAACTCTTATGGATCTTCCATCTGAAATAAAAGCTTTGCTAAATCTATTACCTTTTGTTTTAACTATCATAGTTGTTGGTGGATTTGTAGGAAAAACAAGGGCTCCTGCAGCAGATGGTGTACCATATGAAAAAGAATAA
- a CDS encoding ribonuclease HII — MQELIEKDYLKKYKRLIGIDESGRGPLAGPVFVGAVLVESESEMLLLSKIGKDSKSLTPKEREKRYFQIIRNFKHFSNYASSKNIDEVNIFKATENTMIKLISRIIFDNNNNDNDEVFTIIDGNYFKIPYPYKCIVKGDQISSLIGAASIIAKYERDLYMQKLHEIYPYYDFANNKGYPTKKHVENIKRYGIIKEHRVTFDPIKTFIRQGIIKD; from the coding sequence ATGCAAGAACTTATAGAAAAAGATTATTTAAAAAAATATAAAAGATTGATAGGTATAGACGAGTCTGGTAGAGGTCCTTTAGCAGGGCCTGTGTTCGTAGGTGCTGTTTTGGTAGAATCCGAAAGTGAAATGTTACTTTTATCAAAAATTGGTAAAGATTCAAAATCTTTAACCCCTAAAGAAAGAGAAAAAAGATATTTTCAAATTATTCGTAACTTTAAACATTTTAGTAACTATGCAAGTTCTAAAAATATAGATGAGGTTAATATCTTTAAGGCAACTGAAAATACTATGATAAAGCTAATTAGTCGAATTATTTTTGATAATAATAACAATGATAATGATGAAGTCTTTACAATCATTGATGGTAACTATTTCAAAATTCCTTATCCATATAAATGTATAGTAAAAGGCGATCAAATATCTAGTTTAATAGGTGCTGCATCTATTATTGCAAAATATGAAAGAGATTTATATATGCAAAAATTGCACGAGATATATCCTTATTATGATTTTGCCAATAACAAAGGATATCCTACTAAAAAACACGTAGAAAATATAAAAAGATATGGTATAATTAAAGAGCATAGGGTCACTTTCGACCCTATTAAAACTTTTATAAGACAAGGAATAATCAAAGATTAA
- a CDS encoding peptidyl-prolyl cis-trans isomerase, producing MSRKIMILLILIISFSTVFFSEIIYNNLDYNVVALVNGEKVNVEVLNSRSQIIYILSDLSRAYPDFYTVLTNTDAGIDLLNTYLLDQAIKLTNQILFIQFVEQKGIDLKREETMNSINRTFANVFKEAGIADEEIEDYLLALGYTSKANYLEDTFYLVLYDSAVAELYFKVMDQISVTEEEILQEYQSNQSKYMSPPSAELKIIRFSNSNEASFTYNRIIEGYYTFDEVFNQNLSSTSVTLNLEDSSDPLVQTIKNNPPGFIFGPVLYDKEDNSYALVKIERKYPSRQLSLEEVRELIIYNLKDNKAKEYFDKTLPEEFKTFQDSSTIIINALLFGL from the coding sequence ATGTCACGAAAAATTATGATTTTGTTGATTTTAATAATAAGTTTTTCGACTGTTTTTTTCAGTGAAATTATATATAATAATTTAGACTATAATGTAGTTGCTTTAGTAAACGGGGAAAAAGTAAATGTTGAAGTTTTGAATTCAAGATCTCAGATAATTTATATATTGTCAGATCTAAGCCGTGCTTATCCTGATTTCTATACTGTTTTAACTAATACAGATGCAGGTATAGATTTATTAAACACATATTTACTTGATCAAGCAATAAAGCTTACGAATCAGATACTTTTTATACAATTTGTGGAACAAAAAGGTATAGATCTAAAAAGAGAGGAAACTATGAATAGTATTAATAGAACTTTTGCAAATGTATTTAAAGAAGCAGGCATTGCAGATGAAGAAATTGAAGATTATTTATTAGCATTAGGGTATACATCAAAAGCCAACTATTTGGAAGATACTTTCTATTTAGTTTTGTATGACAGTGCGGTAGCTGAACTATATTTTAAGGTAATGGATCAAATTTCTGTAACCGAGGAAGAAATATTACAAGAATATCAAAGTAATCAGTCAAAATACATGTCTCCTCCTTCTGCAGAATTAAAGATAATCCGATTTTCAAATTCTAATGAAGCATCTTTTACATACAATCGAATAATAGAAGGATATTATACTTTTGATGAGGTATTTAACCAAAATCTATCTTCTACTTCTGTTACTTTGAACCTTGAAGATAGTTCGGATCCTTTGGTTCAAACTATAAAAAATAATCCCCCGGGATTCATATTTGGACCTGTCTTATACGATAAAGAAGATAATTCTTATGCTTTAGTAAAAATTGAAAGAAAATATCCTTCAAGACAGTTAAGCCTTGAAGAAGTTCGAGAGTTAATTATCTATAATTTAAAAGATAACAAAGCTAAAGAATATTTTGATAAGACTTTACCGGAAGAATTTAAAACATTTCAAGATTCTTCTACTATAATAATAAATGCTTTACTCTTTGGATTATAA
- a CDS encoding metal-sulfur cluster assembly factor, with product MSQSNINKDEVINALKEVYDLEIGFDIVSLGLVYNVEVDSNNNVHILMTLTTPMCPLGGLIIDTAKEKVKQIKDVNEVEIEVTFDPPWDPNIASEEVKNLLGL from the coding sequence ATGAGTCAATCTAATATTAATAAAGATGAAGTAATTAACGCTTTGAAGGAAGTCTATGATTTAGAAATAGGATTTGATATTGTTTCTTTAGGATTAGTATATAATGTTGAGGTAGATTCTAATAATAATGTTCATATTTTAATGACTTTAACAACTCCGATGTGTCCCTTGGGAGGTTTGATAATTGACACAGCTAAAGAAAAAGTTAAGCAGATTAAAGATGTCAATGAAGTAGAAATAGAGGTTACTTTCGATCCACCATGGGATCCAAATATAGCAAGTGAAGAGGTCAAAAATTTATTGGGATTGTGA
- a CDS encoding HemK/PrmC family methyltransferase, which produces MSPFSVLKILSKLEDRDLTFYLSKKDINNIIVEEDVAKKVKKYFLEDYPLEYLTNKAVFLGNEFYVNEDVLIPRIETEDLVLLTLNLINEYNIKTVADIGTGSGAIAISIKKSLPEVNVWATDISSQALKVAKLNASKLDVSIEFALGSYLDSILDNIDKIELIISNPPYVETNFIEKTSFLKYEPRIALDGGQDGQNFFRELLRYSDILKDKVMIFETTEFNIEKTAFILSKIGKTYKLPDSFGKERFILVFPPH; this is translated from the coding sequence TTGTCTCCCTTTTCTGTTTTAAAAATTTTATCAAAATTAGAGGATAGAGATTTAACATTTTATCTATCAAAAAAGGATATTAACAATATTATTGTAGAAGAAGATGTTGCAAAAAAAGTAAAAAAATATTTTTTAGAAGATTATCCTTTAGAATATTTAACAAACAAAGCCGTTTTTTTAGGGAACGAATTTTATGTTAACGAAGATGTACTTATTCCGAGAATAGAAACAGAGGACCTTGTTTTATTAACTTTAAATCTAATAAATGAATACAACATAAAAACGGTCGCCGACATTGGAACAGGTTCTGGAGCAATAGCAATTTCGATTAAAAAATCTCTTCCTGAAGTTAATGTATGGGCAACTGATATTTCTTCACAAGCATTGAAAGTAGCAAAATTAAATGCTTCCAAATTAGATGTTTCCATAGAATTTGCATTAGGAAGCTATTTAGATTCTATTTTGGATAATATTGACAAAATAGAGTTAATAATTTCAAATCCACCTTACGTAGAAACAAATTTTATTGAAAAAACATCGTTTTTAAAATACGAACCGCGTATTGCATTAGATGGGGGTCAAGATGGACAAAATTTTTTTAGAGAACTACTAAGATATTCAGATATTTTAAAAGATAAGGTCATGATCTTTGAAACAACTGAATTCAATATAGAAAAAACCGCCTTTATACTTTCAAAAATTGGGAAAACATATAAATTACCAGATTCTTTTGGAAAAGAAAGGTTTATCCTTGTTTTTCCTCCGCATTAA